In Pyrus communis chromosome 11, drPyrComm1.1, whole genome shotgun sequence, the sequence AACTTGTGTAAAACTCATTGAATTCCCAGTAAATGAATCCTTATAATCTCTAAGCTGCTACTTTCCCGCCTTAATGTACCCTTCTCCCTACATATCCAGCGACCTCAAATAATTGAAATAGTTTCATACTTGTTGCTGTTCAGAAGCATCCAGAAGAAAATGAACTGAGCCAAATCCACTTGCCAAGGTTTTCTCATAAAGCGTCGTGTTGACTAGAAGCTGTAACAAAAACGTCCTTTAGTAGATCACTACTTAAGTACCTCAGATTAAATTAGCATTTAGAACTATGTAACTGTACAAATTTGAATCCAAAGATATAGTTGACTCACTTGATACCTATCCCACGTCTGTTTGTATCCCAAAACCACACGGGACACATAAATTATAAGAGCGCTGATTGCAACCACATCAAGAACTATTGCTGACCTGGTATTAGATTAAACTAGGATATGTTCATGACAattacaaagaaatttaacttgGAAGAAAAGGCATATAATGTCCTAAATGTACTGCTTTAAAATATGCACAGCCTTAAAGAGTATAGAACATAATGATGTACCAATTGTTCTTGAacatgtaaacaaaaaaaaacaaaaggaggaAACAAGTACTTTGAACAAGGGAATGTCCACACACCCACccataaagagagagagagcgagagagagagatctagcTATACAAACTActtgaaaagttaaaaataaagagaatacaTACGGGGAAGATAAGACATTAAAAAATTTGTAGTTTATGAAGAATGCTGAAAGCCCCAGTATTGAGGCAATGTCCAAGCGCACCTGCAAGTTAAAACAGTACACGGAAATGAGGCTCAAAATCTGAAAGGGCTTTGTTCAATAATCAGACAGATCCTACTTAATTTTCTCCTAATTCATCAGTCAAATTATACAGAACCAAAGTGACTAGAATTCAATTCACCGACACTCCACAAGAAGGAAGTGGGATTTGGCTCCAAGGGTGACAAAACCATAAACAACCAACTAAATAATTTTAAGCATCCTTTATGTGATAAGATGCATAGATAAGTCATAGCAACAAAAACCAAGCTGATAAAAACATTCATTAAGTTTTCAAAATGTTTATTAGTAAAGGACTAGTGAGTGGTAAAAAAATCAGTCAAAATTATTAGTAAAGGACTagcaagtgaaaaaaaaaaaaaaaaaaaaaggaagtcaatatttaataaaatgatGGTACTCAGAATCAGGTGAGGAGGGGAGAGATACTTCAGCAAATTATGGATCCACTAAGCTACATAATTGTTAGCATGTAGCAAAGATAAACATACCGTGTCTATGATACGGAAAGACAGCTTTTTGTGGGGAAAGATAACCTACAAAGTGAAACAAATGAGAATACCATAGGCAGGCAcagaaaaaattacaaaaccatatgctagaagaaatgaaaattacaATGGATGAACTTTAAAATTGAGACAGAAGTATTTACTGGTAGATCCGGAATGGGAATTTTCTCATAAATCTTTAACTGCAACGATGGAACAGTAGCATTGTAGTCAGCATTCCTGCCATCTACTTCTTGGGTATAAAGCAAAATTAATTCTTGAAATGCTGCCTCCTGATTTCCAAAACACCATATACTATTACCATGACCTTGTAACTTGCATATCCACAAGTAACAGAAATACTAATAACCGCAGAAACTTTGCTTATACGAAATAGGTAATAAGGAAGTGAATTAAACTATATATGAGCAATACCTGGAGGATGGACTGTGAAAAGAGGATAGAAACAGAAGTTTTTAGCATTTTCCAAATATCATTTCCACAGTATTTCCTAGTAGCAGGCCTCCATATGTCACTAAGTGATATCCTTGATAAGAAGATCGGCCTGAGGAAGCAATATTACTATTAGCTGACCAATAAAGTTCCAACCACAATATCAATGCATATAAAAGCAATTCAATCAGTTAAAAATGTACAATCACTTGTTAAAATATCATTACACCACCAATCAGTTTCTTTGGCCAATCGAGTAATGTTTAACTTCCACGTGAATTCTTCAAGACTAATCTTTACTGCACAATCACTGCTATAATCATTTCTTTTGTGACATAACTGGTGGTATAATCATTTTTAGGTTTTTAGTTTGAAAGAGGATCCTTAGACCTAGTACAAGTTACAACACAGTATTCAATTATAAATagttgaagacacaaaacaaatcaaactttGAGAGATCAACACCATGACGTTCAGCTTGAATTCATTTAGTCAAGAATATTAATATTTGTTCATTCTTTCAGTTAGTTAAgttcaatattttctttttgaattagATGAAAAGAAGAAAGCAGCTGGAAATAGAAAAAACATCGATGAAGtatgatgaaatgtgaagaaGTAAAAGGTAGTGGAAAAAACCTTGCATAAGGGTCAGAATCATTAGTATCACCATCCAGCTCAAATGGTGTTTCTGGTATAGGGGAAATAAGTCCAATCCATGAAAGCAACTTCTTTAGGAGCCTTCCACGGGGTCCAACTGAAGATAAACGCCCTTCATAACGAGATACTGCCCTCTGTGCCGCCAGCCAAATTGGGAGGTCTTTATTTGATAGTTGCTCTACTCCCAGCAGATCATCAAAAGTTTGTTCGCTATAACGAAATGCTTGCTGGAAAACAGACAATTCCTTAAGCCAAAGCTTCATTCTTTTAGTCAAGTCTTGTACTTCTGGTGTTTCACAAGCAACTTGGAATGCCTGTCATAAAGCAAGAGAGAAAAAACATGTCAAACTAAATATAAAGAAACTGAGAAAAGGAACAGAAACCTGAAGGATGCTGCCCCAGGATGAAGGCAGTCATTGTTCTGAAAAACACAATGACCTCAACTATCCAGCTCCCAAATTTCGCCAACGGTTTTGATATGATGAAGAAGGTTCCTTGTAGAATTTTGGACTGTATGTACTCCAGTTTTTCTACAAGTAGTAGACCCTTCTCCCTCTCTGTTGCATATCCTCGCCTGAAAGAGGAATTGACATTAACTTGCAAGCGGTCGGCTCAATAAAAAATGTTCATATAAATTAATTGTTCAGTGAtcaaatataaaaatgaaaacagaGGACTGAGCCTAAAAATATACTCACCTGAATATAATTGCATTGGACTCAGATGCCTTCTTCCAGTCAACATATATGGGCAAAGTAAGGAGATAATCTGTGTTCAATGCAGAAGTCAGCATTAAATCCCCTTCGGATAGTTCTTCAAACTGAGCATCATTAAGAAGTTGCATGAAAGAACGCTGGAAACGAGTGGAAACAGCAACTCTACAACACAAGAAAAGATTGCATAGGATGTCAAAGGCTTCCATACATGAGTCTGAACAacaactaaaagtaaaataGAACATAAACATACACTGTGCCTGCCTCTTAAAGGTTATACCATCATTCTTTCAATCTTGTCAAACTTTTACCCCAAAAGTTACTGACCTTGTAAAGCAACATGGACAACGAAAAACTACCATCTTTGTCCTATTTCCCTTATAACAGTTGATTTCATACCATGAAATGAGATAAAGAGTTCTCTGCTGATACAATTGAAATTGACCAGGATACTTTGTAACAAATTACAAGCATATGCATTATACGTACCCACATATACAACTTCAACCCGATCTTAGAGCAAGTATATTAAAAACCGGCAGCACTAAGGATTATCCCTCTAACATTGAAGGTTTTCTAAGTTCCTAACTTCTGCTGTATAAGTTTctaaattacaaatttgtttataaaatcataaaacagaAGAAAACTTGACTTGTAGAGCAACTGGTGATACCTCTCAACGTTCTTAGCCGGAGAACCCAAGAGTTTTCGCAACTCCAAAACATAATCTAACTGCGGCATTGCGTTTCcaccttcatttttttcatcCTCATTTGCCTCAATGCTCTCGACTCCATTGATGACACTCCCATTAGCAGAATCCGAGCTCTGCCCATCAACCAAATCACCATTTTGCTTGTTCTCCGCGGAATTCGATTTGAAATAATCAGCTCGCATTTCTTCCAAAATTCCCTTGTGCTCAGCGTGAAGAATGGAGTCCAAGCACCTGCAAAGCAAACAGCTTTTCATTGAATGTTCAAAATGTCCCAAACAATCAGAGCCCAAACGACGTCGTTCAATTGGGGCTTacgaagagagaagaagaaagctcTGCAATTCATCGTCGTCTTCACCGTTGCTGTCCTTGAACAAGTTCGAAACGACGCCGTCGAGAAGCTCGGCCTTGGAAACGGGGATGTACTTCTGCCTGGGGACCGGGATTTTGGAAATTCCatggtcttcttcttcttcttcggcttGGTTATGATCggaaacgacgtcgttttgctTCTCGGTCTTGCCGGCGTCTTTCAAGCTTATAGCGGCGCCGGTGGTTTGGGTTCGCGGAGGCTCCGTCGACAGTTCTTGGAAGCTGGCGAGAAAGCAGTGAGCAACTGATGGTGGTGAAGGAATTAGACGGCGCTGTTTTGCGGTTACGGAGAGAGCTCCGAGGCCGGTGAGAGCGTGCCAAGAAGCTGACATGATCGCAAAGCAAAGGAGGTCGAGAGAGCAGCAGAGCAGCAGAGCAGTGTGCCACTGCCAACCCCACGTATATACGATAAGGAAAATACATAACAGTACCCAACCCATCTCCCAAAAATAACCCCATCTGGTTCTACTGTGGACTCTCCTCTTTGTGGATGATTGATTGTATTagtagaaaacttcattttactCATTGGTATATATATGATTATATTAGGTACACACATTTCAATACATAAATTTCGATAcaaatatttaggtacattaattcgatataatatatttcgatatatacatttaggtacattagtttaatataataaatttcGATGCATATATTtgggtacatacatttcgatacaCACATTTATGTACATTAGTTTAATATGATACATTTCGGTGCGTACATTTGGATatatacatttcggtgcatacatttcaATACTAACATTTAGATACAATAAATGAGTTTTTCAAGTTAGaagaatgttaaaatagaattaataaattaaaaaaacttttgtttggtcaaaaaataaattaaaatgtgtatattaataaatttaagggtaaatatcagtttattattctcaagtttcgtggttttcaacatttggtacatgaagttttttttgtccaagagtcatacctaaagtgttaattttgagacaatctcatacatccgttagtttaGCTGTTAAATCAgtcgttaactgatgatgtaaCGTCCtcgtggacaatgactggggcGTCACGTGTCAATATAGGGGCCacgtgaatattaaaaaaattaaaaaaaaaaaagtttctggGCACAACCATATTCCCCTTCCCTCCTTCCTCCCTATGCACCCATCATCCCGGCACACCCACCCATTCCCCTCattctccctcccttctctcctctgcacTCACCCTCCCTGTGCACCCACCCACCTCGCACACCCACCCATTCGCCTTCTCTCTCTTCGATCCTGTGAGGCCCGAGCGACCCTTCACTCTGCCACCATGATGCGGATTTCCAATTTTAAGGTTTTCAATCCTTCATTCTGCCACCATGTTGCAGATTTccaattttagggttttcaatCTCTAATTTCCAATTTCAGTTACTGCTATGGAAGCTGATAAGGAAGATGCTTCCAAGGTGAACAAGCCTTCAATTTCAACCTAAGACGACGCTTTATCATTGCCTCATACAGGAGATAAGCTCTGGAACACCAAACCATAATGCTACCTGGAGTCTACACCTGAGACCGAGCATGGGGGCTCGGGGCTCGGGGTCGACGGAGAATCTGATTCGGTTGCGGCTTTGGTAGAAAGAGGCGATGGGGATGGAATTGAAGGAGAATGTAAGGAGTGGGATACGAAAATAAAGGATGGTGCAGGAAAAGAAGGAAGGGAGAATGAGGAAGGCGGTCAGGAGGAGGAATGGGTGAGTGTGCccagaaatttttatttttattttttaatttttaaaatctttaaaatttttaattttttttaatttttttaatattcatttgGGTCCCATATTGGCAGTGGTGCCCAGTCATTGTTCACGTGggcgccacatcatcagttaacagcTGATTTAACAGCCAACGGATGTATAAGActatcccaaaattaacactttaggtatgactctgggatgaaaaaaacttcatgtaccaaatgttgaacaccacaaaacttgagggtagtaaattGATATTTaccctaaatttaaatattaatgggagacattgaatgaaatacacattaattattttgaattaaggacacattaagggactataatcaatatgtaatttAACACcaggtttattttaaatttattcttcaaggattaaagttagAAAACCccttatattattaattaagtatcgattaacgtgcttattttttattgatgacgaatcatttgatttgcaaatttggtttgaaaatttagtctctctagtatTACATGAAGATTTATTGGACAAGAGATACAGACCCGACCTTGAGGGTAGTCCATGTAGCGTCCGCTTAGAGGCCCCACTTTAGAGGGGCCCTCAAAAAATTTTGTATCCTgtaaataacatataaatacaaaaaaagtaagaaatatcACAGTTCATTTGTTTGTGTAGTGAAAATGTTTGGCTTCCTAATCTCTCCACTTTTATCGATTGTTTAAATTAACTATCATATGGTTTTGAAGATTGTACTTtaaggtaatcaaaactttgaatttatattttggtttttaataatttattacaatggattattttaatattcgaTTCGTTAATGTAATGTTGATTTTAGAAAAAACACAAGACAAACAATTGGCgttgttgaatttattatactcgtcaatcaagttttattgttctttacTCTCTTGATCATCAAGTTTTGTTATTCTTCACTCTCAATACTAGACTCTTGACTGCAAATATTTAGTGCATTTGTGTCTAAAAACGTGAGACGTGTAATATTTAAgtatttttgtgtgtgtgtgtgtgtgtgtgtgtgtgtctgtgtgtgtgtgtgtgtgtgtgtgtgtatttagtAAAAGTTACTTTTTATTACCAACCAACCAAAACATATATAAAAGCTAGCTATAGGCCCAAAGTAAacatataaacaaacaaaagatgggccaaaaataaaataaaacacaaaatgagtcAATCAACAGATGTGGCCCAAAAGCTACACAACATAATCTAGAAACTTCTAATGTAGTCTCCATCTCCATTGTTCCACATGATCCATCCAATTCCTCTTCCACTACCAAGCATCACCTCATCAATCTCACCTTCCAACTCTGATCCATTCATCAATGTATAAAGAATCGGGTAAGGGTGGTAAACGGGTAAAGGAATTACGGGTCGGGCGAGTAACCTAGGTTAGGGGCAGGTATGGGCCGCTTCCAAATGTTTTAGAAAATAAACGGGACAGGGCAGGCCTATGTCATTTATAGGGTGGGCCGAGTCCTAAACCCTAGAAAAACAGGACCCTGGACCGACTTGTTTCTAATTATAATGAATGGTCGAGATTGAATAATAACCTATCATCCAATGTGAACCGTTAGTTTCTACCCTAATC encodes:
- the LOC137707963 gene encoding uncharacterized protein translates to MSASWHALTGLGALSVTAKQRRLIPSPPSVAHCFLASFQELSTEPPRTQTTGAAISLKDAGKTEKQNDVVSDHNQAEEEEEDHGISKIPVPRQKYIPVSKAELLDGVVSNLFKDSNGEDDDELQSFLLLSSCLDSILHAEHKGILEEMRADYFKSNSAENKQNGDLVDGQSSDSANGSVINGVESIEANEDEKNEGGNAMPQLDYVLELRKLLGSPAKNVERVAVSTRFQRSFMQLLNDAQFEELSEGDLMLTSALNTDYLLTLPIYVDWKKASESNAIIFRRGYATEREKGLLLVEKLEYIQSKILQGTFFIISKPLAKFGSWIVEAFQVACETPEVQDLTKRMKLWLKELSVFQQAFRYSEQTFDDLLGVEQLSNKDLPIWLAAQRAVSRYEGRLSSVGPRGRLLKKLLSWIGLISPIPETPFELDGDTNDSDPYARPIFLSRISLSDIWRPATRKYCGNDIWKMLKTSVSILFSQSILQEAAFQELILLYTQEVDGRNADYNATVPSLQLKIYEKIPIPDLPVIFPHKKLSFRIIDTVRLDIASILGLSAFFINYKFFNVLSSPSAIVLDVVAISALIIYVSRVVLGYKQTWDRYQLLVNTTLYEKTLASGFGSVHFLLDASEQQQYKEAILAYAILLKANKGKLTCRQSVGDNCERFMYDVFKLKVEMPVDKAVATLLRLGLATETPIDGRISLEAISCSKAHNSLKERWNSLLG